A single genomic interval of Agarivorans aestuarii harbors:
- the bfr gene encoding bacterioferritin gives MKGNNEVIDALNRLLMNELTAMDQYFIHSRMYEDWGLNKLYERIDHEFDDEKGHASLLIQRILFLEGTPDLSKREPLRIGSDVPSMLENDLEVEYEVDALLKEAMALCELKQDYVTRNILQTLIDDTEMDHAYWLEQQLGLIKKIGLENYLQSQM, from the coding sequence ATGAAAGGTAATAATGAAGTTATTGATGCGCTAAACCGCTTGTTAATGAATGAACTAACGGCAATGGATCAGTACTTTATCCATTCACGTATGTATGAAGACTGGGGCCTAAATAAGTTATATGAGCGTATCGACCATGAGTTTGATGACGAGAAAGGTCATGCCTCACTGCTTATTCAACGTATTTTGTTCTTAGAAGGCACGCCTGACTTAAGTAAGCGTGAGCCTTTACGTATTGGTAGTGATGTGCCAAGCATGCTTGAGAATGATTTAGAGGTTGAGTATGAAGTTGATGCCTTATTAAAAGAAGCAATGGCCCTTTGTGAGTTAAAGCAAGACTATGTGACTCGTAATATCTTGCAAACCCTGATTGACGATACTGAGATGGACCACGCTTACTGGTTAGAGCAGCAGCTAGGGTTAATTAAGAAAATTGGCTTAGAGAATTACCTACAAAGCCAAATGTAA
- the bfr gene encoding bacterioferritin, protein MKAEPNIIALLNKVLVSELTSINQYFLHARMYKNWGLEALNERNYKKSIKDMKQADKLMERILFLEGLPHAHMLGVLRIGEATEEMLQCDMDFQLEQLPIIKQAIADCEQAKDFVSRDLLEEILDYEEDHIDWIETQQYQIEKMGLENYLAAQITEGDD, encoded by the coding sequence ATGAAAGCCGAACCAAATATAATTGCTTTGTTAAATAAGGTGTTAGTTTCAGAACTTACTTCGATTAATCAGTATTTTTTACATGCCAGAATGTATAAAAACTGGGGCCTAGAAGCGCTGAATGAGCGCAATTATAAAAAATCGATTAAGGATATGAAGCAAGCCGACAAATTAATGGAGCGAATATTGTTCCTTGAAGGTTTGCCTCATGCACACATGTTAGGTGTATTGCGCATTGGTGAAGCTACCGAGGAAATGCTGCAATGTGATATGGACTTCCAGCTGGAACAATTACCAATCATCAAACAAGCGATTGCCGATTGTGAACAGGCTAAAGACTTTGTCAGTCGAGATTTGTTAGAAGAAATCTTAGATTATGAAGAAGACCATATTGATTGGATTGAAACTCAGCAGTATCAAATTGAAAAAATGGGCCTAGAAAATTATTTAGCTGCTCAAATTACCGAAGGAGATGACTAA